Genomic segment of Saprospira sp. CCB-QB6:
CTTGTTTGTGCGATCATCACTTTTGATGACCGTTGCTCCGAGGAGCGGTTGCAAAGGTAAGAAGCTTTTTTCTAATTTCAAAATATTTCTCAATATTTTTTTGAATTATTTTTTAACTTCTTTTGTTTGCAAAGCTTCTCTGTCGAAGCGGTTGCAAAGGTAGGGAAGTTTTTTAAAGTTCCAAAATTTTGAGAGAAAAAATTTAAAAAAGTTTTTCAACCCAAAACCCTTTGCGATGTCAATGAAGAGCTTCTCTGTCGAAGCGGTTGCAAAGATACTAATAATATTTTTACAACCAAATTTTGAGAGAAAAAAATTACTAGGATTTTTTAGAAGTCCTAGTAGTTCGCAAGCTCTGTCGCCGCCACACTTTCTGTAGCGCTGTGCTACAAAGATAGATCAAGATTCTCGTTCCACCAAATCTTTTTTGCTTCTTTAGGGAACTTTTTTGAGGCAAAATGCCTAAAGAACTGATTTTATGGGCGCTAGAGCGAAATCTTTTTTGAGATTAAAGTAATTCAAGTACTATAGCTAGTATATATAGGGCTATTTAAGCTCAAAAGCCACCTACTATTATATATAGTAGGTGGCTTTGCTGCCCGAAGGGCAGTTATATATTATATAGTGAAGCCTGAAGGGCTGAACGCTTTGCTGGGCGCTTTGGCCCCCAAGGCCAAAGGAGCACAGCCCCCAGGCGGAGGCGGCGAAAGGGGGAGCCAAAACTGAAATGAAACATTTTGAGCCTATACTATATATATAGCAGAAAACTCCCCTGGCCGCCGACTACCGCCGGCCGGGTCAATCTGCTGCGAAGCTTGTAGACGCAGAGCGGCTTCTAGCTGAGCAGTGGCCTAGCGATGTGTAGCAGTGGCCGAAGGCCAGACCAAGGAGCAAAGCGACGAAGGGCCGAGCGACCCGACCAAAGGGAGCCGACGCAGCGAAGCAAGTAATAGCGAGCTGCGAAACGTAGCGCCGACGAGCAAAGCGAGGCGGAGGCCCCTAAACAGCAGCGAGCTGCGACAACAAGGACTTTAGTCCGTCTTCGACGACCAATGGGAGTAAACGTAGCGCTACAAGGCAAAGCCCCTAAACAACCTCCTTATCTAATTCCAAAACTTCTTCAGCAGCTGCTGTCATCTTCTTATTGGCTGTTTTAAAGCATTGATTCACCAAATAGACGCCTAAAATGGTCAATAACATTCCGATTAGGGTAAGCCAGGTCAGGCGCTCGCCTAAAACAAGAGCTCCAGCAATCACAGCAACAATAGGATTGATATAAGCACTCAAAGCCGCTTGAGTAGGAGGTAAATGCTCCATTACATATATATAGGCGGAATAGGCGATAAAAGAGCCAAAAACCACTAGATATAAAATCGATCCCCAAAACTGCATACTCAACTCGCCAAAAACGAGTTGGTCCCAACTAAAGAAAGAGCAAATAATGGCTGTAAAAAGACCTCCAGAAAACATTTGCAAGCCAGCGCCCATCAATAAAGAAGTATCTGGCTTCCATTTAGCGGCAAAGACAGAGCCCAAAGACCAAAACAAAGTAGCTCCAAACATAATGAGTAAGCCTAAGGAAAAATTGGGACTTTGATCAAAGCTATCGAGGTAATTAGAGAAAACACCTAGAATTCCTAGCATGCCTAAAGCCATTCCCCCTATTAACTTGGGTGACCAGGGCAGTGGCCGAATCATAAAATGGCTAAAGAGCGCAATAAAGATTGGTCCACTAGCAGAAACCACAGAAGCGAATCCACTTTCTACATATTGTAGTGCCCAAGTCATCAAGGCATTTCCGGCCCCCAAAAGCATCAGCCCTATAATAATAGTATGTAGTAATGCCTTTCCTTTAGGAAGCATTGCACCTCTTGCCCACATAAAAGCGATCAGTGAAACACCAGCTGTGCATTGTCGAACAGAAGAGAGAAAAAGTCCGTGTGCCTCTTTTACACCTATACGGGTTGCCAAATAGGTCGTTCCCCAAAAAAAGCTCACCAAAGCCAAAGCAATAAAGGCCTTGCGAGAATCGGTTTTTGTCATTGATATTTTTTTGGCAAAGAACGGTTTTTTTAGGCAGCTTTGTCTATCTGCCCTCAGCTTTTCCCTTAGAATCCAGCTAAAAACAGTAGCCTAAAAGGGCTCACCACCAAATTCGATGGAAAACTTCTTATCTTTGCCCCTTGATTTTATACCACCTTCTTTAGCAATTGATTCTATGAGCTACTACCGCCCTTTTCTTGCCCTACTCTTCTTTGGGCTAGTTGTCCAAGCCTGTAATAATGGCCCAGAAGCCCCTACAGAAGAAAATCCTTTAGCAAGAGTTTATGATAATTACCTATATGCCTCTGCTCTAGATGGTATTGGCAAGGGACTATCACCTAAAGATAGCGCTCAGCAAGCTGAACTCTATATTGATAAATGGATTATGGACCAAATGCTTCTTGGTGTGGCCCAAAAACAGCTGCCGGCCAAAGAAGCTCAGCGCATTGACCGCCTAGCAGAAAGCTATAAAGCATCTTTAGTCATTGCCTATTTTGAGCAAGAACTAATCAACCGAGAATTAGATACTACAGTTACTCCTGTCCAATTGGCCCAATACTATAATGCCAATAAAGATCAATACATCGCTGGAGAAAGCTGGCTCCGCTGCCACTTTATCCGTGTTCCTAGAAAACTAGAAGGCGTAGACAAACTTCGCAATTGGTTCAAATCTGACAAAAAAAGCGATGAAGAAAAAGTAAAGCAATTTTGCTTGTCCAATGAAAGTCAAATGGTCTTTGCCCTAGAAAAAGACCGCTGGGTAAAATATAAACGAGTAGCTGACCGCCTACCCGAAAATCGCCTACCTTCTAGTTATCTCGAAAAAGATCGCGTTTTTGATCGTAGCGATAGCAAATATGTTTATCTCTGCAAGGTCTTTGAATATAAAGATAAAGATGAACCCGCTCCCCTACCCGAGGTCCAAGACGAAATTTCTAGAATTATTCTTCACCAAAGACGTCAACTTATCCTTGATCAGGTCCGAAAAGAAGCCCGCACCAAAGCTAAGGAAGGTAATGTTTTTGAACGCTTCTAAACCCATCCTTCCTTTCGCTTCTTGCGTTGCAAGGCTATAAACAATCTGTTTACCCCTAAATGCTAATGATTATTAACTATTATGATGTATAGACTCCTTTTCTGTTGCCTGCTACTGAGTAGTAGCCTATTTGCTCAACAGCAAATTGACCGAGTAGTCGCCCTTGTAGGCAATGAACCCATTCTTGTTTCTGATATCGAAGCTCAATATCGCTTACTCCTATCTAGAACAAAAGAAGCCCCACCTGAAAATGCCCGAGCAGTCATCTTAGATCAGCTACTGACGAATGCAGTCGTCCTCGCAGAGGCAGAACGCGATAGCTTTACCGTCTCCGCCGTAGAAATTGAAGGCCAATTAGATTCTCGTATCTCAGAGATACTTCGATATATGAATAATGACCCTGAACAGTTTAAAGCTTATTATGGCAAAACTCCCGATGAGGTCAAAAATGATATGCGAGAAAGTATGCGTAAACAAATGGTTGTACAAAGAATGTCATCGAACATCATGCAATCTGTTACAGTGACCCCCAAAGAAGTCCAAACTTTCTTTAACAAAATTCCCCAAGATAGCTTACCCTACTTTAACTCTACCGTAGAGCTTGCCCAAATTGTAATCAACCCCAAAGTCAATGAGCAAGAAGATGAGAGAGCCCGCCAAGAAGCAGAACGCATCCGCCAAGAAATTCTCAATGGCGCCGACTTTGCCGAATTAGCCAAGCAATACTCACAAGACCCTGGCTCTGGCGCCCGAGGTGGAGATTTAGGTATCACTAACCGAGGTAGCTTTGTTCCAGAATTTGAAGCCGCAGCCTACCAACTCGATGAAAATGAAGTCTCTGAACTCGTTAAATCTGAATATGGCTACCATATTATCCAACTGCTCGAACGCTTAGGTAATAATATCCATACCCGCCATATTCTCATTAAAGCAGAACTCACCCCTGCCGATGAAGAACGAGCTAAACAACAAGCCGATAGCATCCGCTCCCTTATCTTACTCGATTCTTTTACTTTTGACCAAGCTGTTCAACGTTTTTCAGAAGATGAATTTAGTAAAACCCGAAACGGCGCTATGATGAATCCCCAAACTGGAGAACCTTACTGGGAGCTAGGAGACCTTAACCCCGAAGTCTATTTCGCTATCGAAAAACTTAAAAAAGGGGAAATCTCTGAAGCAATTGAGTACAGTACCCCCTTTGGAGAAAAAGAATACTCCCTCATTAAAATCCGAAATAGAACTATTCCCCATGTCGCAAATCTCGAAGATGATTATAGCCGCATCCAAATGGCCGCTAAAGAGGAAAAAAAATCTCGCTATATTCAAGAATGGGTAGCCAAAAAAATTGGCGACCATTATGTCGAGTTTAAATTCCAATCTCTAGGTAGCTATGCCAACTATTTCATCAAAAAAAATGGACAAGCTAAAAACCCCCAACTCCAACGTTGGATGATGGAACCCTAATTTGTCCCTCTTTTCCTTTTTCCAATATCCGCCTACAGTATTGTAGGCGGATATTTTTTTAGCCCATTAGGGCATTTTAGCCCCTGACTTTGCCCCTTCCCTCTTTTTCACTAATTTAGCCAAGCCAAAAAAAAGACAAAATGATCTTTTTTTGGGGCTTTTGTAGATTTAGTCTAAATTTGCAAACAAACTTACTGCAATACTATAATAATATATGACTCAGAATTCTTCAGAACGCCGACTATGGGAAGCCAAAGCCGGAGAACAACTGACCTTTCTCCGCAGCGACTCCCCTTTGCTCAGCCTAAAACTTATGGAGATGGGCCTCTTTCCCGCCGCTAAATTTCGCCTCCTCAAAAGAGCCCCTCTAGCTGGTCCCCTACTCCTCGAACTAGCCGATAATTTGCAACAATTGGCCATTGGGCCAGCAGAAGCCAAAGAAATATGGATACAGTAGCCAATAAGAACTTAAATATCGCCCTGCTCGGCCCCCCTAATGTGGGCAAAACTTCTCTCTTTAACCAACTAACTGGCCTCCAACAAAAGGTCGGCAACTTTCCTGGCGTTACCGTAGAGAAGAAAGTGGGCAAAATTCAACTCCAAAACCTAGAAGGCCAACTGACTGACCTTCCTGGTCTTTATAGCCTCTTCGCTAAATCACCCGATGAAGAAGTCGTGATCAAAGCATTGGAAGAAGAAAGCTTTGACCTCCTACTTCTTGTCCTTGATGCTAGCCATCTCGAAAGAAGCTTGCTCTTGGCCCAACAAGCACTAGCGATGGGCATTCCCGTTTTGCCTCTACTCAATATGCTCGACCAAGCAGAGGGACAAGGGTTTCAGTTTGATACTCTCGAACTTATTCCCCTCCTTGGCCAAGAACCTCTCCGTATCAATGCCCGCCAAGGATCTGGCCTTGACCGAATTCCCAATGCCATTGAACAACTACTCGCCCAAGAACCCCCTCTGGCCGATGCCGATTTCCGAACTTTGATCCAAGCCGCTAACTATGAAGCCCAATTGGCCGATAGCCAAAAACGACTCGACCAAATTCGCCCGCAACTTAAAAAGGCCCGAAAAAAAGCCGAGACCAAACGCAATTGGTCCCATTTCTTAGATCAATGGACCAGCCACCCCATCGCTGGCTATCTCATCTACCTTACGGTCCTCTTTGGCATTTTTCAACTGATTTTTAGCCTGGCCGATTGGCCTATGGGCCTGATCGATGAAGGTACAGGAGCCCTAGCTAGCCTTATTTCTAATCTCCTTCCCGCTGGCCCAATCAATGAACTGATTACAGAGGGGATTATCCCCGGCATCGGCGGAGTCGTGATTTTTGTCCCCCAAATTGCTATCCTCTTTTTTGCCCTCTCGATCCTCGAAGAAACGGGCTACATCTCTAGAGTGGTTTTCCTAATGGATAAACCCATGCGCTTTTTTGGCCTGAGCGGACAAAGTGTGCTCCCCCTCCTTTCTGGAGCCGCCTGCGCTATTCCTGCCGTAATGGCCGCCCGAAATATCGGTAGCTGGCGAGAACGCATGGCCACCATTTTTGTCAGCCCCATGATTAGCTGCGCCGCCCGCCTGCCCGTTTATGTTATCCTGATCGCTCTCGTGATTCCCGATGGCAATAGCTGGGGCTTTGGCTGGAAAGGTCTCGCCATGCTGGGCCTTTATCTCCTTGGCGTAATCGGCGCCCTGCTCACGGGCCTCGCCCTCCGCTTTATCCTGCCCAAAAAGGACCAAAACCCTTTTGTGATTGATCTTCCCAGCTATAAATGGCCCCGCTGGCAAAATGTCTTTCTCACCGCCTACCAAAAATCGAAATCTTTTGTCCTAGAAGCCGGTAAAGTGATTCTAGCCCTCTCGATTTTACTCTGGATTCTAGGTAGCTACGGCCCCAGCGAAGCGATGCAGGCCGCCGAAGAACGCGCCCAGCAAATGAGCCAAAATGAAAGCGAATTGGCCCAAAACATGGCCGCCGAAAAATTATCCGCTAGCTATCTCGGCCATCTCGGCCACGCCATCGAACCCGCTATCCGCCCACTCGGCTACGACTGGAAAATTGGCATCGGCTTGCTGGCCTCTTTTGCCGCCCGCGAGGTTTTTGTCGGCACAATGGGTACTATATATAGTATGGGCAGCGAACCCGAAGAAAATTCCCTGATCGAAAGGATGCGAGCCGAACGCTTTGAAGATAGCCAAAAAGCAGTTTACAGCCTGCCCACAGGCATTTCTCTACTGGTCTTCTACGTCTTTGCTATGCAATGTATGAGCACCCTAGCCGTGGTCTACAAAGAAACTCGCTCTTGGAAATGGCCGCTGCTACAACTGCTCTACATGACGGGCCTCGCCTATTTACTGGCCTTTTTAAGCTATCAATTACTTAGTTAATTTGTTTTTGGGGCTGTCCCGCCCTATGGGCGGGCCGGGCTGTGTCGTGGCTCGCAAGACTGCTCGGCCCTGCAGGCAGGCGATGCCTGCCTTGGGTCTGCGGCTACGCCGCCCCCCTTTCCATCCCTCAGCCGAGTCGCTGCGCTCCTTTGCGGCGGCTTCGCCGCCTGCTAAACACATAAAAAAGCGCCTAGTCTCTACACAGAAACTAGGCGCTCTTTTTATTATGCTATTAGCCTTAAGGCTTAATTTGTCCATAACGACGCTGGAAAGGCAAGGTCTCTCTAACGTGGTTGAGGCCACAAACCCAACGAACCAAACGCTCTAGGCCCAAACCAAAACCAGAATGAGGCACAGAACCAAAACGACGAAGGTCCAAATACCACTCAAAGTCGTCTTGATCTAAGTTGTGCTCAGCAATTTTGCGGACCAAAACGTCTAGGCTGGTTTCCCGCTCAGAACCTCCCACAATCTCGCCATAACCATCAGGAGCCAAGAGGTCTACCCCCTTAACCAAAGAAGGATCGCCATCTACTTCTTTCATATAGAAAGATTTGATTTTGGCGGGCCAGTTATACACCATCACAGGCGTAGAGAATACTCTGGTCAATACGGTTTCATCCGAGTTACCAAAGTCTTCGCCATCTTCAAAGTTTTTGGCTGACTCGATCCAGTCTGGAATATGACGCTGCTTCTCTTCCAATTCTTTGGCCTCTCCTCTTAGGGCCAAAATTTTTCCTTCATTGAATTTGCGCGCGCCTTTTTTCATGCCTGCAGCAATAGCTTCCTCTCTTTCTGCAATCTCTGCTTGGATTTCAGCTAGGCGGGCCGTGGCTTGGGCCAAATCTTCTTCCTGCAATTTGATGGCATTTTTGCCATTGACCTCTAGCTCTCCACGCAAAATTTTCACGGCATCGCTATAAGCTACTCTAGGGAAGGTTTCGGCCACTACTTTTTCGAGGCTGCTGGTATCTCGGCCCAATACCTCTAGCTCATCTTTACAACGATAAAGGACCTCGCCAATAACTGACTTGATAAAGCGCTCGATCAAGTTCATATTATCCTCATTGGTATAAAAGGCCATTTCGGGCTCAATCATCCAAAACTCAGATAAGTGGCGGGGCGTATTTGATTTTTCTGCACGGAAGGTGGGACCAAAGGTGTAAATCTTGCCCATAGCCATAGCCATGGCCTCTCCATAAAGCTGGCCCGATTGAGACAAATAGGCGGGTTGGCCAAAAAAGTCGGTCTCAAAAAGGTCGGTAGTGCCTTCACAGGCGCTGCCCGTGAGCAAAGGGGCATCCATTTGCACAAAATCCTCTGATTGGAAGAAATTGTGAATGCTCATAATCAGCTGGTTGCGCAAACGCATAATGGCCCATTGGCGGCGGCTGCGGAGCCAAAGGTGGCGTTTATCGCTCAAAAACTTTACGCCCATCTCCTCATCAGATTTTGTGATGGGATAGCCTTCTGCATTATGGTAAATCTCGAAGCTGCTCACTTGAAGTTCATAACCGCCCAAGCTCTTTTCATTTCGGATGAGCTGGCCTGTAATGGCCAATGAACTTTCTAGGGTTAGCGTTTTGGCCAACTCAAATTGTTCTTCGCCTAGGCTTTCTAGGGCAAAAACGGCTTGGGTAAAGCCAGAACCATCTCTAAAGTCGGCAAAGCAAGCCGTTTTACTTTTGCGGATTTTGGTTACCCAACCTTTGACACAAACCTCATGGCCTACGAGCTGTGCAAAATCCTTAATATATTGTTGCATAAAGTAGATGAATTATCTTAGATAAGAAAGGCCATTCCGAGCAAGGGAATAGCGCTCACAAAAATATAATTTTTAGGGCCATAGCAAAAAGAATGCAGGAAGAACTTTGGCCCATGGCGTCCTACAGGCGGCGAAGCCGCCGCAAAGGAGCGAAGCGACTGGCCTAGCGATGTGAAAGGGTGGCCGTTAGGCCAGACCAAGGAGCCGAAGGCGACGCAGGGCCGAGCAGACCTGCGAGCCCTGCAACGTAGCGCCGCAGCTTTGCTGCGGAGGCCCCAAACAGCTAGCCCTTCCAGCGGATCCACCAAGGGAGGCGATTTTCGGTCCATTGATAGAAAGGCATATTTTCGGCGCCGAAGCCCTCATAAAAGCGGGCAATTCCGGGGATGCTAGAGCCCTCAAAGTCAATAAACATGGGCTTATTGGCTTGGCCCTGAATAAAGAGGTCTATGAGGTAAGGCATAGCGCCAACCTCTTTGCCTGCGGGAGTGGTATAATTGAGTAGATTGATATATCGGGCGCCATTGAGCAGCCAAAAAACGGCTGCGCAGACCTCCTTTTGTTCATTGAGGCAAAGCATAAAGAAGCCTTGGCCGCGGTGCAGGGCATTATAGATAATGCGCAAAGCGGCATGGTAGGTAGCCTGTGGGAACTGCTCCCCTTTTCGAAGCATCTCTTGTTCTAATTGGGCCACAAAATCCTCAGGTTTGATCGAGCTGGTGGCAAATAGATTCGCTTTTTCGCCCTTTTTGATATTTCGCTTATGGTTGCTGCTATATTTTTCATAGAGTTTTTCATAAGCTTGGTTGAGGGGCAGTAGATAATTGGGTCGTTCCACCACCTTATAATCTGACAAGCGTTGGATAGCACTCATACTATCATTAAAGGCCAGCTGGCTATGCTTAAATTCTTTTGGGATAGCCTGTAGAAAGGCCTTAATGCGGGCTTCGGAGAAGCCGTTTACGGTAAATAGGCCCAACTGTTGGCAAAGTGGAGGTTGGTATAGGCGTTTGATGCCAAAGAGTTTATCATTCCAGGGCAAGGGAAAAACGGATTGATAATCATCTTCCACTAGGCCCCACCAATTATCGGCTACATTATCGAGATACCAGGCATAGCCATAAATCAGGCTATTTGGGGCGTAGTGCACGCAACCATTCCAGCGAGGCAAATCAATTTCGTCGCGATGTAGGAGTCTAATATTCATAGTTAATAATCAAAAAAAGGGGTGATTTATAGATCGGGAGCTTCGGGCAGTTCGAGGACCACCTTCCAGCTATCATCTTCTTGGCGAAGCAGCCGCATTTGGCTACCTGATAATTTTTGGCCAGCCTGATCGCA
This window contains:
- a CDS encoding DMT family transporter — encoded protein: MTKTDSRKAFIALALVSFFWGTTYLATRIGVKEAHGLFLSSVRQCTAGVSLIAFMWARGAMLPKGKALLHTIIIGLMLLGAGNALMTWALQYVESGFASVVSASGPIFIALFSHFMIRPLPWSPKLIGGMALGMLGILGVFSNYLDSFDQSPNFSLGLLIMFGATLFWSLGSVFAAKWKPDTSLLMGAGLQMFSGGLFTAIICSFFSWDQLVFGELSMQFWGSILYLVVFGSFIAYSAYIYVMEHLPPTQAALSAYINPIVAVIAGALVLGERLTWLTLIGMLLTILGVYLVNQCFKTANKKMTAAAEEVLELDKEVV
- a CDS encoding peptidylprolyl isomerase, with amino-acid sequence MMYRLLFCCLLLSSSLFAQQQIDRVVALVGNEPILVSDIEAQYRLLLSRTKEAPPENARAVILDQLLTNAVVLAEAERDSFTVSAVEIEGQLDSRISEILRYMNNDPEQFKAYYGKTPDEVKNDMRESMRKQMVVQRMSSNIMQSVTVTPKEVQTFFNKIPQDSLPYFNSTVELAQIVINPKVNEQEDERARQEAERIRQEILNGADFAELAKQYSQDPGSGARGGDLGITNRGSFVPEFEAAAYQLDENEVSELVKSEYGYHIIQLLERLGNNIHTRHILIKAELTPADEERAKQQADSIRSLILLDSFTFDQAVQRFSEDEFSKTRNGAMMNPQTGEPYWELGDLNPEVYFAIEKLKKGEISEAIEYSTPFGEKEYSLIKIRNRTIPHVANLEDDYSRIQMAAKEEKKSRYIQEWVAKKIGDHYVEFKFQSLGSYANYFIKKNGQAKNPQLQRWMMEP
- a CDS encoding FeoA family protein yields the protein MTQNSSERRLWEAKAGEQLTFLRSDSPLLSLKLMEMGLFPAAKFRLLKRAPLAGPLLLELADNLQQLAIGPAEAKEIWIQ
- the feoB gene encoding ferrous iron transporter B gives rise to the protein MDTVANKNLNIALLGPPNVGKTSLFNQLTGLQQKVGNFPGVTVEKKVGKIQLQNLEGQLTDLPGLYSLFAKSPDEEVVIKALEEESFDLLLLVLDASHLERSLLLAQQALAMGIPVLPLLNMLDQAEGQGFQFDTLELIPLLGQEPLRINARQGSGLDRIPNAIEQLLAQEPPLADADFRTLIQAANYEAQLADSQKRLDQIRPQLKKARKKAETKRNWSHFLDQWTSHPIAGYLIYLTVLFGIFQLIFSLADWPMGLIDEGTGALASLISNLLPAGPINELITEGIIPGIGGVVIFVPQIAILFFALSILEETGYISRVVFLMDKPMRFFGLSGQSVLPLLSGAACAIPAVMAARNIGSWRERMATIFVSPMISCAARLPVYVILIALVIPDGNSWGFGWKGLAMLGLYLLGVIGALLTGLALRFILPKKDQNPFVIDLPSYKWPRWQNVFLTAYQKSKSFVLEAGKVILALSILLWILGSYGPSEAMQAAEERAQQMSQNESELAQNMAAEKLSASYLGHLGHAIEPAIRPLGYDWKIGIGLLASFAAREVFVGTMGTIYSMGSEPEENSLIERMRAERFEDSQKAVYSLPTGISLLVFYVFAMQCMSTLAVVYKETRSWKWPLLQLLYMTGLAYLLAFLSYQLLS
- a CDS encoding asparagine--tRNA ligase, which encodes MQQYIKDFAQLVGHEVCVKGWVTKIRKSKTACFADFRDGSGFTQAVFALESLGEEQFELAKTLTLESSLAITGQLIRNEKSLGGYELQVSSFEIYHNAEGYPITKSDEEMGVKFLSDKRHLWLRSRRQWAIMRLRNQLIMSIHNFFQSEDFVQMDAPLLTGSACEGTTDLFETDFFGQPAYLSQSGQLYGEAMAMAMGKIYTFGPTFRAEKSNTPRHLSEFWMIEPEMAFYTNEDNMNLIERFIKSVIGEVLYRCKDELEVLGRDTSSLEKVVAETFPRVAYSDAVKILRGELEVNGKNAIKLQEEDLAQATARLAEIQAEIAEREEAIAAGMKKGARKFNEGKILALRGEAKELEEKQRHIPDWIESAKNFEDGEDFGNSDETVLTRVFSTPVMVYNWPAKIKSFYMKEVDGDPSLVKGVDLLAPDGYGEIVGGSERETSLDVLVRKIAEHNLDQDDFEWYLDLRRFGSVPHSGFGLGLERLVRWVCGLNHVRETLPFQRRYGQIKP